A single window of Nicotiana sylvestris chromosome 3, ASM39365v2, whole genome shotgun sequence DNA harbors:
- the LOC138887946 gene encoding uncharacterized protein: MSNNNDNTQGNQENQQNQGDPQNINTQVPTPRGSPRQSREGTPDGSQINEHAQFENAKVVDEALQKLIAAQVSKAVEALVNQLPVATPNNNTLENPRSGLVNSGSGGTPSESQEREPGRSVNIILLRVLREMQAEDKMIPKAHTLSGFDNSSVLTKGELNPEKCAFGIASGMFLGFLVSNHGIEVNPAQIKAIEEIPDILSNKKKVQRLTERIAALGKFICTQEFENVLIKSTFAGKTKGWGKTTHLPCRFGSCGKRCFGPRRTRLAKWAIELSEYEIKYQPRTAIKSQVLADFVADFSQEMQLEAELFLQVFNGANPGTWNLFTDGLSNVKGAGLGIVLVPPTGKTIRQAIKCHSITNTETEYEAVIAVLDPDKNEVNFNNLTWDWRNAIVAFLQYGTVLDNKKKAHALRKKAARYCLKQGNLYRKMFGGPLARCLGPSQMDYVIKEIHEGHCRNHAGGRSLVRTLIRAGYYWPKMEEEAESFVAKCYKCQRYNNNMHRPAELLHSVIAPWPFMKWGMDIVGPLPQAKGQLTPTPG, from the exons atgtcaaacaacaatgacaacactcaaggaaaccaagagaaccaacaaaatCAGGGAGATCCACAGAATATTAACACTCAAGTTCCTACTCCACGAGGCTCTCCACGacaatctcgtgagggtactcctgatgggtctcaaataaacgagcatgctcaatttgaaaatgctaaagttgttgatgaagctttgcagaaattaattgCTGCTCAGGTCAGCAAAGCCGTTGAGGCacttgttaaccagttacctgttgcaacaccAAATAATAACACTTTGGAAAATcctcgttccgggcttgttaactcaggcagcggtggaactcccagtgaatcacaggagagagaaccag gtaggtctgtgaacattattttgctaagagtattacgtgagatgcaagctgaagataaaatGATACCAAAGGcacatactctatctggatttgataattctagtgtcctcacaaaaggagag ttaaatcccgaaaaatgtgcatttggcattGCATCAGGtatgtttttgggttttcttgtttctaaccatggtattgaagtgaatcctgcacagattaaggccattgaagaaatccctgatatactttcaaacaagaaaaaagttcaaagattaacagagagaattgcagccttgggaaaaTTCATTT gcactcaggaatttgaaaacgtacttatcaaatccacctttgctggcaaaaccaaaggctggggaaaaacTACTCATTTACCTTGCCGTTTTGGAAGTTGCGGTAAGCgctgttttggtccgagaagaacaag gttagctaagtgggcaatagagttaagtgaatatgAAATCaaataccaacctagaactgcgataaaatcacaagtgttagctgatttcgtggctgattttagccaggagatgcaattagaagcagaattaTTTTTACAGGtattcaatggagctaacccgGGAACTTGGAATTTATTCACTGATGGCTTatctaatgtaaaaggtgcaggtttagggattgtcttggtaccacctacgggtaaaaccattcgacaagctattaaatgtcactcCATAACTAACACTGAAACGGAGTATGAGgctgtgattgcag ttctcgatcctgataagaatgaggtaaattttaataatttaacttgggattggaggaacgcgattgttgcttttttgcagtatggtaccgtccTTGATAataagaaaaaagctcatgcgcttcgaaagaaggctgctcggtactgcttaaagcaagggaatttatatcgtaaaatgttcggtggtcccttagcaagatgcctcggaccttcgcAAATGGATTATGTGATaaaagaaatacacgagggacattgcaggaatcacgcaggaggaaggtcattggtaagaaccttaattagggcaggttattactggcctaaaatggaagaagaagcagaaagtttTGTGGCCAAATGttataaatgtcaaaggtacaataacaatatgcatagacctgcagagTTATTACATTCGGTCattgcgccatggccatttatgaaatggggaatggatatcgtgggtccattaccacaagcaaaaggacag ctaactccgactccaggttga